One Halovivax ruber XH-70 genomic region harbors:
- a CDS encoding DUF7563 family protein has protein sequence MEECQNCGSFVTDTYVRVFTPPEEDQPRVCPDCPDMVRDGADVRQARSTRGT, from the coding sequence ATGGAGGAATGCCAGAACTGCGGGTCGTTCGTCACCGACACGTACGTCAGAGTGTTCACGCCGCCCGAGGAGGACCAGCCGCGTGTCTGTCCTGACTGCCCCGACATGGTTCGCGACGGCGCCGACGTCCGGCAAGCGCGGTCGACACGAGGAACGTGA
- a CDS encoding HVO_0416 family zinc finger protein — MGATPTGADDVFDQFLTDRGHETEPVGWDQNRRKKQCPDCGGLHDEAATSCTVCGWTPSR, encoded by the coding sequence ATGGGAGCCACTCCCACCGGTGCCGACGACGTGTTCGACCAGTTCTTGACGGACCGCGGTCACGAGACCGAGCCCGTTGGCTGGGATCAGAACCGGCGGAAGAAGCAATGTCCGGACTGTGGCGGCCTTCACGACGAAGCCGCCACGTCCTGCACCGTCTGTGGGTGGACACCGAGCCGCTAA
- the ubaA gene encoding SAMP-activating enzyme E1, translating to MSDLSLDATQLDRYSRHVIMDEVGPAGQAALLDGSVLVVGAGGLGSPVIQYLAAAGVGRLGIVDDDVVERSNLQRQIVHADADVGRSKVESAAAYVRNLNPDVTVETYETRLDADSIDEIAAGYDVVCDASDNFATRYLCNDYCVLTDTPLSHGAIYRFEGQVITIDPGGDGPCYRCLFPQAPEPGTVPDCATTGVLGVLPGTVGCLQATEVIKQLTGIGEALTGRLLMYDAADMSVETVPVHRSPDCPVCGESATIDSLDEVTYEARCTIPAE from the coding sequence ATGAGCGACCTCTCGCTCGACGCGACGCAGCTCGATCGGTACTCGCGTCACGTCATCATGGACGAGGTGGGGCCAGCCGGGCAGGCGGCGCTGCTCGACGGCTCCGTGCTCGTCGTCGGCGCGGGTGGGCTCGGCTCGCCGGTTATCCAGTACCTCGCGGCGGCGGGCGTCGGCCGGCTAGGAATCGTGGACGACGACGTCGTCGAACGCTCGAACCTCCAGCGCCAGATCGTCCACGCCGACGCCGACGTCGGCCGCTCGAAGGTCGAGAGCGCCGCCGCGTACGTCCGAAACCTGAACCCCGACGTCACCGTCGAAACCTACGAGACGCGACTCGATGCCGACTCGATCGACGAGATCGCCGCGGGCTACGACGTCGTCTGCGACGCCAGCGACAACTTCGCGACACGGTACCTCTGTAACGACTACTGCGTTCTCACGGACACGCCACTCTCCCACGGTGCGATCTACCGCTTCGAGGGACAGGTCATCACGATCGATCCCGGCGGAGACGGACCGTGCTACCGCTGTCTCTTCCCCCAGGCGCCGGAGCCGGGGACCGTCCCCGACTGCGCGACGACCGGCGTGCTGGGTGTCCTGCCCGGGACCGTCGGCTGTCTCCAGGCGACGGAGGTCATCAAGCAACTGACGGGCATCGGCGAGGCGCTGACCGGCCGGCTGCTCATGTACGACGCCGCGGACATGTCGGTCGAGACCGTCCCGGTTCACCGCTCGCCCGACTGTCCCGTTTGCGGCGAGTCCGCCACGATCGACTCGCTCGACGAAGTCACCTACGAGGCGCGGTGTACGATCCCAGCGGAATAA
- a CDS encoding HalOD1 output domain-containing protein, which translates to MMGTDDRDRAEARTVTREFDTDQTDPNVAVVSALAEIEDVPVEELNPLYSCIDHILEHLYSNPPADEADVQITFTYNGYRITVEQDGRARFEPIENYRVG; encoded by the coding sequence ATGATGGGAACCGACGATCGGGATCGAGCCGAGGCGAGAACCGTCACCAGAGAGTTCGACACCGACCAGACAGACCCGAACGTCGCGGTCGTCTCGGCACTCGCCGAGATCGAAGATGTGCCCGTAGAGGAGTTGAACCCGTTGTACAGCTGCATCGACCACATCCTCGAACACCTGTACTCGAATCCGCCAGCCGACGAGGCGGACGTACAGATTACCTTCACCTATAACGGCTATCGGATCACCGTCGAGCAGGACGGAAGGGCGCGGTTCGAGCCGATCGAGAACTATCGCGTCGGGTGA
- a CDS encoding cobalamin-binding protein translates to MRVVTTLPSATELVAALGIDPVGVSHSCDYPPRVADRPTITSAAIDTEASTAEIDRQVLAAETEGGVYDVDAETIERLDPDVIVTQGVCDVCAVDTVLVADAVERIDAEPEIVTIDSHTVAGVFDDLERLGRVLGRADRAQEVRADLEARLEAVRERTPDEPDARPSVAVFDWTDPVMVAAHWVPELVEIAGGRYELAEAGSDSRPREWDELRSADPDALVVAPCGYDLTQTAENLGDLTDRPGWDELAAVEAGRVWAVDGNHYLNRPGPRLVDAAETLARLLHPDRFDAGDTPDASVARPLSALRTPPNA, encoded by the coding sequence ATGCGCGTCGTGACGACACTCCCCTCCGCGACGGAACTGGTCGCCGCTCTCGGGATCGACCCGGTCGGCGTCTCGCACAGCTGTGACTACCCGCCGCGAGTCGCGGATCGGCCCACCATCACCAGTGCGGCGATCGACACCGAGGCATCGACCGCCGAGATCGACCGGCAGGTGCTAGCCGCCGAGACGGAGGGCGGCGTCTACGACGTCGACGCCGAGACGATCGAGCGGCTCGATCCCGACGTGATCGTCACGCAGGGCGTCTGCGACGTCTGCGCGGTCGACACCGTGCTCGTCGCGGACGCAGTCGAGCGAATCGATGCGGAGCCGGAGATCGTCACGATCGATTCCCACACGGTTGCTGGGGTGTTCGACGATCTGGAACGACTCGGGCGCGTGCTGGGGCGGGCTGACCGCGCCCAGGAGGTTCGCGCCGACCTCGAAGCGCGTCTCGAGGCCGTCCGCGAACGCACACCTGACGAACCCGACGCTCGGCCGAGCGTTGCCGTCTTCGACTGGACGGACCCCGTCATGGTCGCGGCCCACTGGGTCCCGGAACTGGTCGAGATCGCCGGCGGGCGCTACGAACTGGCCGAGGCCGGGTCGGATTCGCGCCCCCGCGAGTGGGACGAACTGCGTTCGGCTGACCCCGACGCCCTCGTCGTCGCGCCCTGCGGCTACGATCTCACACAGACCGCCGAGAACCTCGGAGACCTCACCGACCGCCCGGGCTGGGACGAGCTCGCGGCCGTGGAAGCTGGCCGCGTCTGGGCGGTAGACGGCAACCACTATCTCAATCGACCCGGCCCGCGACTCGTCGACGCCGCTGAGACACTCGCCCGCCTCCTCCATCCCGACCGGTTCGACGCAGGTGACACCCCGGATGCGAGCGTGGCCCGGCCGCTCTCGGCGCTCCGAACGCCCCCGAACGCGTGA